The bacterium genomic interval GATCGTCATCGTCCCCTCGTCTCCCGTGGATCTGACTGCTGCGACTCGCGCGGCTCCGCGCCGCCGCGCTGTCGCGAAAGAATGCGGCCGCGCGCGGCGATGTCAAGGCGCGGAACGCGCCGGAGTGGGCCGCCGGCCGACGCTCCGCCGTCCCGAGCAGTCCGGCGCGGCGGGGCCGAAACGACGCCGTGCGGTCGGACCTCTACGCCGGGGGCACCCTCGGCCGTCGTCAGAGGTCACGTTTTCCGCGCGTTCTTCGGGCGAGGAGGCCGAACACGCCCCAAACCTACGGGAGTCCCATGGAGGACCTGCGCTGTCCCAGCGGCCCGTGTGGCACGGCCGCCACCGCGTTGCGCACATCACGACGTTGCGCAGACGTATGGGCTGGAACTGATCCGGATGGCGAGGTCGCGTCACCCCCCGACCCGCGCTTCGCCCATCAGATACCGCCGGAACCACTCCACCGTCCGCGGCCACGCCGCGCGCGCCGCAGCCAGGTTCGCGCCGTCTTTCCCGTCCTGTTGCCGCAGGAAGCCGTGGCCGGCGCCGTCGTAGATCTGGTACTCGAACGTCTTGCCGAGGGCCTTCATCGCCGAGTCCGCCGGCGGCACCGTCACGTTCACCCGCGCGTCGTCTCCCCCGTATAGCCCCAACACCGGCGCACGGACGGTGCCCAGCTCTTCGGGCGCAGGCGAGGCCCCGTAGTACACCACCGCCGCGCCGAGCTCCGGCACGCGCACCGCGTGGGCGAACGCCACCGCGCCGCCCCAGCAGAATCCGACGACGCCGTAGCTGCGCGTCGCCGCAGGAAGCCCCATGCCGTACTCCGCCACCGCCCGGAGCTGCCGGTGCACGTCGGCCGGGTCCAGCGTGCGGATCGCCGCCGTGGCCGCATCCCGGTCCGGCTCGCCGGTGGCGGGATCGGCCGGCACGTTCTTCATGGTCAAGAGGTCCGGCGCGATGGCGATGAACCCGTCCGCCGCGAGCTGGTCCGCCACCGCTCGGATCCAGTCCGTCAGGCCGTAGATCTCGTGCACGACCACCACGACGGGTGCGCGGTCGGGCCGCTCCGGGTACACCACCCACGCACGCACGCTGTCCGCCGGCCCCGTCGCCACCATCACCCACTCCCCGTGCCGGGGCGAGTTCGCCAGCCGCTGCCGGGCATCCGCGGCGCCGGGCGGCAGGGCCGTTTGCCGCGCCTTCGCCGTAGCCTGCGGCGCGTGCGCAGCTTCACCGCGATGCTCAACCTGGCCCCGCGCCTGCTGCGCCGCGGCGCCCGTGGCCGCGAGGAACGCAGCAACAGCGAACGGTGCGGCGATCCACGCAACCCTGCGGTGCTCGGCCATGGTCACCCCGCGTGGTCCAGAGTCCTCGCCTGCGCGCCGGCCTCCTCGGCCAGCGCCTCCACCAGCGCTTTGAGCGACGCGGCGGCCGGGGAGCCGTCGTCCTCGAACGTGACCGTGTGACGGTCGCCCCCCTCTTCGACGACGATCCGGTACCGCGGCCCACCCGCGCCGCCCGTCGGGTGCGCCGGCAACGAGAAGAACCCCTCGGCCGCCAGCCGGCCGCGCACCCGGCCCGCCGCCTGGGCGTGCAGCCGATCCGTGTCCAGCGAGACGAGCTCGCGCTCCTCCGCGCCCTCTCGCCCGCCGCTCTGCGTCACCCTGATCCGCATCGTCCGGCGCATTCGGGGGGCCGGATGCGGGTCGCGAACGCCGATGGACTGCCACACCGGCACGCGCCGTGACCCGCGGCCGGAGACCGTCGTCCTCGGGCGAGAACGCCCGTCCCGTCAACGAAAAACGCGCGCGTCACCGCCCGGCCGCGCGCGTGTGTCAGGGACGAAGCTACGCCGCCCGGGGCGATGCCGTCAAGGGAGTCGAGGCGCTGGGCGCGGCGACCGACGCCGGCAACGCGTCCCGCGCACGCCGCCGCAGACGCCGCGGCCGGCGAACTCCCGGTCGCCCGGTCCCGTTCGGCG includes:
- a CDS encoding carboxymethylenebutenolidase; this encodes MAEHRRVAWIAAPFAVAAFLAATGAAAQQARGQVEHRGEAAHAPQATAKARQTALPPGAADARQRLANSPRHGEWVMVATGPADSVRAWVVYPERPDRAPVVVVVHEIYGLTDWIRAVADQLAADGFIAIAPDLLTMKNVPADPATGEPDRDAATAAIRTLDPADVHRQLRAVAEYGMGLPAATRSYGVVGFCWGGAVAFAHAVRVPELGAAVVYYGASPAPEELGTVRAPVLGLYGGDDARVNVTVPPADSAMKALGKTFEYQIYDGAGHGFLRQQDGKDGANLAAARAAWPRTVEWFRRYLMGEARVGG